The Microbacter margulisiae genomic sequence TCCATCCACCATTTCCATGATTCCCCGTTTGATCCCCTGCAGTTCATCACCAGTACCGGCTACTTGTAACAACAAAAAGAAATCGACCATAGAATGAACAACCGTTTCCGATTGACCAACACCCATTGTCTCCACAAAAATAGTATTAAAACCTGCCGCCTCACACAACAGAATTGTTTCTCGCGTTTTACGGGCAACGCCTCCCAATGTGCCTGCCGATGGCGAAGGCCGGATAAATGCATTAGGTTGCCGTGACAGTTCTATCATACGGGTTTTATCCCCTAGTATGCTCCCTTTTGTCCTTTCACTGCTGGGGTCAATAGCCAAAACAGCCAGTTGATGACCTTGCTGAACCAGAAACATTCCCAAGGCCTCTATAAAAGTACTTTTTCCAGCTCCGGGCACTCCGGTAATCCCTATTTTAATCGAATTTCCTGAATAGGGAAGACATCTCTCTATAATTTCCTGAGCAATGATCTCATGCTCTGGAAGTTCACTCTCAATTAACGTTACAGCCTGACTCAGAATTACCCGATTTCCCTTAACAATACCGTCTACAATTTCAGCAGCAGAATATTGTTTTCTTTTCTTTATCCGTTGGGATTGCAAATAAGGATTCACACTCGGCGGTTGTACAATTCCATCGTTTACAACAAGCCCTTTATACTTCGGATCATTTTCAATGTGAGCCATATCAGGTAGTTTTACAGTATCATGTAATCAGGAAGCATCCTTAACAGAATGCTTACAAAAGTAACAAAAAAAGCCGCCCTAAAACAGGCAGCTTTTTGTAATATTGATAAAAACAGCTTATTCAGCTGCTTTTTCTTCTTCGCTGTTTTCAGAAGCAGCAGCTTTTTTAGCAACACGTTTTGCATGTGCTTCAGCAGCTTTCACAGCTTGTGTAT encodes the following:
- the meaB gene encoding methylmalonyl Co-A mutase-associated GTPase MeaB, whose product is MAHIENDPKYKGLVVNDGIVQPPSVNPYLQSQRIKKRKQYSAAEIVDGIVKGNRVILSQAVTLIESELPEHEIIAQEIIERCLPYSGNSIKIGITGVPGAGKSTFIEALGMFLVQQGHQLAVLAIDPSSERTKGSILGDKTRMIELSRQPNAFIRPSPSAGTLGGVARKTRETILLCEAAGFNTIFVETMGVGQSETVVHSMVDFFLLLQVAGTGDELQGIKRGIMEMVDGIAINKAEEGNLERVNLTKAQLVNALHMFPLPESGWTPKVMTCSAMNHTNIDVIWAMILSYIDFVKDNGFFQRNRTQQATYWMYEAINEQLKNHFYNDPNIARWLKEYEQKIFANEIFSFAAASRLLDLYFNQLLKQKV